A portion of the Heterodontus francisci isolate sHetFra1 unplaced genomic scaffold, sHetFra1.hap1 HAP1_SCAFFOLD_66, whole genome shotgun sequence genome contains these proteins:
- the LOC137361656 gene encoding probable G-protein coupled receptor 139, translating into MHGPIQWVRNIFCVILAVIGVPVNLVSIVILSKGNCGLSSCTTRYLVAMSTADLLVIITEIILRRINDYYFPLNFLDLTFVCRSLYVLIRAAIDCSVWFTIAFTFDRSVAICCQKLQSKYCTRKTAIVVPATISILLCIKNTPTYFRYKPGWKTDNVEWRCSNKISYFTDPRWIGFRMFEKALTPLLPFILILLLNALTFRHILVTSRVRQRLRVQSKKDNHCDSEMERRRKSIILLFTISGSFIFLWLVYVLYIFRFDHFLDDDSYYIFENVAYMLRNLSCCPNTFIYVAIQSEFREQLKSAVKYPVTSIIKLINKQSN; encoded by the coding sequence ttaatttggtctcaattgtgatcctgtccaagggaaattgtggactctccagctgcaccacccgttaccttgtggccatgtcaacggcggatctcctggtcattatcactgagatcatactccggagaatcaatgattattatttcccattaaatttcctggatctcacctttgtgtgtcgctctctctatgtcctgatccgtgcagccattgactgttcggtttggttcaccatcgctttcacatttgatcgatctgtcgccatttgttgccagaaactgcaatcgaaatattgcaccaggaaaactgcgattGTGGTTCCAGCAACAATCAGCATTTTGCTCTGTATAAAAAATACTCCCACCTACTTTCGATATAAACCTGGATGGAAAACCGACAATGTAGAATGGCGTTGCTCTAATAAGATaagttattttactgaccctcgatggattggatttagaatgtttgaaaaagctttaacaccattgttgccattcattttaattctgttgctgaacgctctgacgttcagacacattttagtgaccagtcgcgttcgtcagagactgagggttcagagcaagaaagataaccattgtgactctgaaatggagagaagaaggaagtctataattttactcttcaccatatctggcagcttcatatttctgtggttggtgtatgtgttatatatttttcgttttgatcatttcttagatgatgattcttattatatctttgaaaatgtcgcatatatgctgcgaAATTTAAGTTGCTGTCCGAACACATTTATctatgtggccattcagtccgagttcagagagcagttaaagagcgcagtgaaatatccagttacatcaattattaaattaattaataagcaaagcaactga